The following proteins are encoded in a genomic region of Opisthocomus hoazin isolate bOpiHoa1 chromosome 4, bOpiHoa1.hap1, whole genome shotgun sequence:
- the LOC104336462 gene encoding C-C chemokine receptor type 5 codes for MENQTTDLIDWPLTTEFDYSDSAPCMGTEEKHFAAKLLPPLYSLVVIFGLTGNMLVVFILIKYKRLKSMTDIYLLNLAISDLLFIFSLPFWAYYAVHDWIFGEALCRILSGVYLLGFYSGIFFIILLTLDRYLAIVHAVFALKARTVTYGILTSAVTWAVAIFASVPGIVFHKTQRENSRYTCSAHYPSEQRNVWKQFLTLKMNILGLVIPMLIMICSYTQIIKTLLQCRNEKKHKAVRLIFIIMIVYFFFWAPYNICILLRDFQGTFSITTCEGSGQLHKATQVTETISMIHCCINPVIYAFAGEKFRKYLRSFFRKQIAFHFSKYCPVFYVDTAERASSTYTQSTGEQEVSAAL; via the coding sequence ATGGAAAACCAAACCACAGACTTAATCGACTGGCCACTGACAACAGAATTCGACTACAGCGATTCAGCGCCATGCATGGGAACTGAGGAAAAGCACTTTGCAGCAAAACTTTTGCCACCACTCTATTCTTTGGTGGTGATATTTGGCCTCACAGGCAACATGCTTGTTGTCTTTATCCTGATAAAATACAAGAGATTGAAGAGTATGACTGACATCTACCTGCTCAATTTGGCAATATCTGATTTGCTgtttatattttctcttcctttttgggCTTATTACGCTGTTCACGACTGGATTTTTGGGGAGGCGCTGTGTAGAATTCTCTCAGGTGTCTACCTGCTTGGCTTCTACAGCGGGATCTTTTTCATAATCCTGTTGACCCTAGACAGGTATCTGGCCATAGTGCACGCAGTGTTTGCTTTAAAAGCTAGGACAGTTACCTACGGCATCCTCACCAGCGCTGTCACTTGGGCTGTTGCTATTTTTGCTTCTGTTCCTGGGATAGTATTTCACAAAACTCAAAGGGAAAATTCACGTTATACTTGCAGTGCTCATTATCCATCAGAGCAGAGAAATGTCTGGAAGCAATTCTTGACCTTAAAAATGAACATCCTGGGTCTTGTTATTCCAATGTTAATTATGATCTGCAGCTATACACAAATTATAAAGACATTACTGCAATGTAGGAATGAGAAGAAACATAAAGCAGTCAGGCTAATTTTTATCATCATGAttgtctacttttttttctgggcACCATACAATATTTGCATTCTCTTGCGTGATTTTCAAGGTACATTTTCCATCACTACTTGTGAAGGCAGTGGTCAACTGCACAAAGCAACCCAAGTGACAGAAACAATCTCAATGATCCACTGTTGTATTAACCCTGTAATTTATGCCTTTGCTGGAGAAAAATTTAGGAAGTATCTTCGCAGCTTTTTCCGAAAGCAGATTGCGTTCCACTTCTCTAAATACTGTCCAGTTTTCTATGTTGACACAGCTGAACGGGCTAGCTCCACCTACACACAATCTACTGGAGAACAAGAAGTTTCTGCTGCATTGTAA